In Triticum aestivum cultivar Chinese Spring chromosome 5B, IWGSC CS RefSeq v2.1, whole genome shotgun sequence, the following proteins share a genomic window:
- the LOC123112989 gene encoding probable cytokinin riboside 5'-monophosphate phosphoribohydrolase LOGL9, which yields MQGGGGGGMEEAAAAAKNRSGGVGERAAVEVLEGPRFRRVCVFCGSSSGKRSSYRDAAVELGKELVARRMDLVYGGGSLGLMGEVSEAVHKAGGHVIGVIPTTLMGKEITGETVGEVVAVSGMHERKAAMARNADAFIALPGGYGTLDELLEVIAWAQLGIHTKPVGLLNVDGYYDFLLAFIDKAVDDGFIRPSQRHIFVSAPDARSLVRKLEEYVAVVDDPATPKLRWEIEQVGYNATLQAEIAR from the exons atgcagggcggcggcggcggcgggatggaggaggcggcggcggcggccaagaaCCGGAGCGGCGGTGTTGGTGAGCGCGCCGCCGTGGAGGTGCTGGAGGGGCCTCGTTTCCGGCGGGTGTGTGTGTTCTGCGGGAGCAGCTCCGGGAAGCGCAGCAGCTACCGCGACGCCGCCGTCGAGCTGGGCAAGGAACTG GTTGCTCGTCGGATGGATCTGGTGTACGGAGGAGGCAGCCTGGGGCTCATGGGGGAGGTCTCGGAGGCCGTCCACAAGGCCGGCGGCCACGTCATCGG CGTCATACCTACCACTCTCATGGGCAAGGAG ATCACCGGGGAGACggtgggggaggtggtggcggtgtcGGGGATGCACGAGCGGAAGGCGGCCATGGCGCGCAACGCCGACGCTTTCATCGCGCTGCCCGGCGGCTACGGCACCCTGGACGAGCTGCTCGAGGTCATCGCATGGGCGCAGCTCGGCATCCACACCAAGCCA GTGGGGCTGCTGAACGTGGATGGGTACTACGACTTCCTGCTGGCCTTCATcgacaaggcggtggacgacggcttcATCAGGCCATCCCAGCGCCACATCTTCGTCAGCGCGCCCGACGCCAGGAGCCTCGTCCGCAAGCTCGAG GAGTACGTGGCGGTGGTGGACGACCCGGCGACGCCCAAGCTGCGGTGGGAGATCGAGCAGGTCGGCTACAACGCCACGCTCCAGGCAGAAATCGCCCGCTGA